From the Leptospira biflexa serovar Patoc strain 'Patoc 1 (Paris)' genome, one window contains:
- a CDS encoding suppressor of fused domain protein has product MNPITPKVLYQEANPYGSFTAFLEDDSRTIYLYLQSHNNPEWPMKTLWVRNLIDAPDQRMEEDFDLGLAPVLTKSELTDPKAQNTLTEDQIHFIWSEEGDAVALFVEEELQAYLPSWSGIKGIHGYSKFAKEEAPTASPLGDPDNGVIAERVKGNRKFWESVAEKDHWKKAQSLRLEFLESKLGKHQTYWSADGGKYPSLGIASFLPKEFPGIKIFSTVGMSVQNQPSIELYHKDYENFSRIELVFAIQLLKDAPDKSETWIQHVLGEMVKFPWNTGIWFGHSHTIQNPRKDPDQLYLDFNWFVLRNVTEELDQGSTEVLPKLNGLITENGKRANFLFLTPISTEERICFMREGSQKFWETWKKETYGFFHDSERRMLEF; this is encoded by the coding sequence ATGAATCCTATCACTCCCAAAGTTTTATACCAAGAAGCAAATCCTTATGGTTCGTTCACTGCCTTTTTAGAAGACGATAGCAGGACCATTTACCTTTATTTACAATCACATAACAACCCTGAGTGGCCGATGAAAACACTTTGGGTGCGAAACTTAATCGATGCACCTGACCAAAGAATGGAGGAAGATTTTGATTTGGGTCTCGCACCAGTGCTCACCAAATCAGAACTCACCGATCCAAAAGCGCAAAACACACTCACCGAAGACCAAATCCACTTCATATGGTCAGAGGAAGGCGATGCAGTGGCTTTGTTTGTAGAGGAAGAACTACAAGCCTACCTACCTTCCTGGTCTGGGATCAAAGGCATTCATGGGTATTCAAAGTTTGCAAAAGAAGAAGCACCCACTGCATCCCCTCTCGGAGATCCCGACAATGGTGTGATTGCAGAACGTGTGAAAGGCAATCGTAAGTTTTGGGAATCCGTAGCTGAAAAAGATCATTGGAAAAAAGCGCAATCACTTAGGTTGGAATTTTTGGAATCCAAACTTGGCAAACACCAAACCTATTGGTCCGCAGATGGTGGAAAGTATCCTTCTCTTGGCATCGCTTCTTTTTTACCGAAAGAATTCCCTGGGATCAAAATTTTTTCCACTGTCGGTATGAGTGTACAAAACCAACCGAGCATTGAACTCTATCATAAAGACTATGAAAATTTTTCAAGGATCGAACTTGTTTTTGCAATCCAACTTTTAAAAGATGCACCCGATAAGTCAGAAACTTGGATCCAACATGTTTTAGGTGAGATGGTCAAATTTCCTTGGAACACAGGGATTTGGTTTGGTCACTCACATACCATTCAGAACCCACGGAAAGACCCTGATCAATTGTATTTGGATTTCAATTGGTTTGTACTTCGTAATGTCACTGAGGAACTTGACCAAGGCTCCACGGAAGTATTACCGAAACTAAACGGACTCATCACAGAAAATGGCAAACGAGCCAACTTTCTTTTTTTAACACCGATCTCAACAGAAGAACGAATTTGTTTTATGAGAGAAGGTTCCCAAAAGTTTTGGGAGACTTGGAAAAAGGAAACGTATGGTTTTTTTCATGATTCAGAACGGCGAATGTTAGAATTCTAG
- a CDS encoding synaptic vesicle VAT-1 family membrane protein, producing MQREVYRIHKTGSIDHLQQKKEMLRPPENDEVTVEVRAIGLNFADVFSVYGLYSATPKGSFIPGLEFSGKIVKIGPNVKDFEVGDQVFGVTRFGAYATHLNISEKTIFTLPKDWTMQDGASFAVQALTAYYALIPLGQVKEGDHVLVHSAAGGVGIMAGHIIQKKKAIAIGLVGDSVKFSILKEVGYDFFLTRSPNFKEEMHKILKGAPLKIVLECLGGRYFHDSYDLLAPMGRLVTYGSANFTPSHSFRNWFSIVYSYLTRPKIDPLSMISDNKSVLGFNLIWLWNEIDELRKHFSELMMLSLPKQTIGHQFSFDSMHDALRTMQSGHTIGKIVINVP from the coding sequence ATGCAAAGAGAAGTCTACCGCATTCACAAAACGGGATCCATCGATCATTTACAGCAAAAAAAAGAAATGTTGCGACCTCCCGAGAACGACGAGGTCACAGTTGAGGTAAGGGCCATCGGTCTTAACTTCGCTGATGTTTTTTCTGTTTATGGTTTGTACTCAGCAACACCGAAAGGGAGTTTCATTCCGGGATTAGAATTTTCAGGGAAAATCGTAAAAATAGGCCCAAATGTTAAGGATTTTGAAGTAGGAGACCAAGTTTTTGGTGTCACTCGGTTTGGTGCGTATGCAACTCATCTGAACATCTCAGAAAAAACAATCTTCACACTTCCAAAGGATTGGACGATGCAAGATGGTGCATCGTTTGCTGTGCAAGCACTCACTGCATACTATGCACTCATTCCACTTGGACAAGTGAAAGAAGGTGATCATGTATTGGTTCATAGCGCTGCAGGTGGTGTTGGAATCATGGCAGGTCATATCATTCAGAAAAAAAAAGCAATCGCGATCGGACTTGTAGGTGATTCCGTTAAGTTTTCGATCTTAAAAGAGGTTGGTTATGATTTTTTTCTCACTCGATCACCAAATTTTAAAGAAGAGATGCATAAAATTTTGAAGGGAGCACCATTAAAAATCGTTTTAGAATGTTTAGGTGGTCGTTATTTTCACGACAGTTATGATCTCTTAGCACCAATGGGAAGGCTTGTTACCTATGGTAGTGCTAACTTCACACCATCACATTCATTCCGAAATTGGTTTTCGATTGTTTATTCATACCTCACAAGACCAAAAATTGATCCGTTATCGATGATTTCAGACAATAAATCAGTATTGGGATTCAATTTAATATGGTTATGGAATGAAATTGATGAATTGAGAAAACATTTTTCGGAATTAATGATGTTATCTTTACCAAAACAAACGATTGGACATCAATTTTCATTCGATTCAATGCATGATGCACTCCGTACAATGCAAAGTGGACATACGATCGGTAAGATTGTTATCAATGTTCCGTAG
- the gcvT gene encoding glycine cleavage system aminomethyltransferase GcvT: MELKQTPLHSIHKEMGAKMVPFGGWDMPVQYTGIIQEHLATRANAGIFDVSHMGEIFVTGDANDVLDFLESVTCNTISTMKEGQVQYNAVVNEVGGLVDDITVYKFNDTKYMICSNASNFEAVTQHLLKYVKGNVSIANDSKNWHQIALQGPKADAIFTKYLGKDLSSILYYHFEEMNWRGETIIVSRTGYTGEDGFEIYTSNALGVTLWKELLEIGKDFGLVPVGLGARDTLRLEAKYPLYGHELNAEWTPVESGINFIVKEKSKPYLGYDRIIADKKNGPKSKVVGVRLLEPGVLRENFPIFAADGKEIGKTTSGTHSPSRKESLGLAILQTEFAKNQTEVFVEIRGQKKLAKVETGAFVQGSVRNNR; the protein is encoded by the coding sequence GTGGAACTAAAACAAACACCCCTACACTCAATTCATAAAGAAATGGGAGCCAAGATGGTTCCTTTCGGCGGATGGGACATGCCCGTTCAGTATACAGGTATCATCCAAGAACATTTGGCAACAAGAGCAAACGCAGGCATCTTCGATGTTTCCCATATGGGTGAAATTTTTGTCACTGGGGATGCCAATGATGTTTTGGATTTTTTAGAATCTGTAACATGTAATACGATCTCTACCATGAAAGAAGGCCAAGTGCAATACAATGCAGTGGTGAATGAAGTGGGTGGGCTCGTGGATGATATCACTGTATATAAATTCAATGATACAAAATATATGATTTGTTCGAATGCATCCAACTTCGAGGCAGTGACCCAACATTTACTTAAGTATGTGAAAGGAAACGTTTCGATTGCTAATGATAGTAAAAATTGGCACCAAATCGCCTTACAAGGTCCAAAAGCTGATGCAATCTTTACAAAATACTTAGGAAAAGATTTATCTTCCATTTTATATTATCATTTTGAAGAAATGAATTGGAGAGGTGAGACCATCATTGTATCTCGCACAGGTTATACGGGCGAAGATGGATTTGAAATTTATACTTCCAATGCACTTGGTGTGACTCTTTGGAAAGAGTTACTCGAAATCGGAAAGGATTTTGGTCTAGTTCCAGTTGGACTTGGGGCAAGGGACACACTCCGCCTCGAAGCCAAGTATCCTTTGTATGGACATGAATTGAATGCAGAGTGGACACCCGTAGAATCCGGAATCAATTTCATCGTCAAAGAAAAATCCAAACCCTATCTCGGTTATGACCGCATCATCGCTGATAAAAAAAATGGTCCCAAATCAAAAGTCGTTGGCGTCCGCCTCTTGGAACCAGGAGTTCTACGAGAAAATTTCCCTATTTTTGCAGCAGATGGGAAAGAAATTGGCAAAACAACCTCGGGAACCCATTCCCCTAGCCGGAAAGAATCCTTGGGACTTGCCATTCTCCAAACCGAATTCGCAAAAAACCAAACGGAAGTATTTGTGGAGATTCGTGGGCAGAAGAAATTGGCTAAAGTAGAGACTGGTGCCTTTGTCCAAGGCAGTGTCCGAAACAATCGCTAA
- the gcvH gene encoding glycine cleavage system protein GcvH, producing the protein MADTQAKDGYYYTEKHEWVKVEGDVALIGITDFAQNALGDIVFIDLPKPGKQIKAKDSLGTIESVKAAEDLYSPISGEVVETNATLGSNPQAVNAEPFDTWMVKLKNIQTSELGGLLTAAQYKEYVSKLD; encoded by the coding sequence ATGGCAGACACACAAGCAAAAGACGGTTATTATTATACTGAAAAACACGAATGGGTGAAGGTAGAGGGCGATGTGGCTCTTATTGGAATCACGGATTTCGCACAAAACGCATTAGGTGACATTGTTTTCATCGACCTTCCAAAACCTGGAAAACAAATCAAAGCAAAAGATAGCCTTGGAACCATTGAATCTGTGAAAGCAGCCGAGGATTTGTATTCCCCTATCTCTGGCGAAGTGGTCGAAACCAATGCAACACTTGGTTCCAATCCCCAAGCAGTGAACGCAGAACCATTTGATACTTGGATGGTGAAATTAAAAAACATCCAAACCTCTGAGCTTGGTGGTTTATTAACTGCTGCACAATACAAAGAATACGTTTCGAAATTGGATTAA